In the Enterococcus rotai genome, ATTTTATCAATGGTATTGCTCTGTTTTACTCTTCTCGTTTATCAGAAAAGAAAAATTACTATATTTTTGATAAAAAAGCAGTATTTTTGAAAAATTGCTTTCTTAGTTTTTGAAAAGAAACCATATCCGTAAACGAAAATAGAAAAGAAAAACTGCTTTTTTACTTAACCGCTCTCGTTAATTGTCACTATCAACATTTAAGAAATAGGTTAAGCCTTTAGAATCATCTACTATTTATTTATAATTCGCGCCTATACATCCTAGTTTTTGTAAGTTCTCCATCGCCTTGAACCATACCTATAAATTTCCAACCATACCTCTCGTAAAATGTAGAATGATCCGTTATAAGGTAAAGATAATCGTTTCCTTTGTTTTTGAAATCATCGCAAACGAATTGAAGCATGTTTCCTGCTAACCCTTGATTTCGATAAGAATCTTCAACATAGACAGCACATATGTTAGGTGTTAAATCTTTTCGATCATGAAAATCATTTTCTATGACTCCGATACCTGCTACAATTTTTTTGTCATCACAA is a window encoding:
- a CDS encoding GNAT family N-acetyltransferase, with amino-acid sequence MKDFTIVKIKEYPELLLEAAEWFHQKWKIPIEAYIQSMEACINSTASVPQWYIVCDDKKIVAGIGVIENDFHDRKDLTPNICAVYVEDSYRNQGLAGNMLQFVCDDFKNKGNDYLYLITDHSTFYERYGWKFIGMVQGDGELTKTRMYRREL